One genomic segment of Arthrobacter sp. zg-Y1110 includes these proteins:
- a CDS encoding ABC transporter permease, which translates to MSTTLPPAAGGSILPDGAPTAKPATGSGMWKDAFRRLRRNPAAVAGAVIVGLFILVAILAPLLAPFGGDDLPGRTEITPTNIPGPGDIDGYPLGLDRFGGDVLSKLIWGARASLIIGVVSTALGLAGGVLLGVIAGGLGGWVDSVIMRFADILLSVPNLLLAVSIAALLGQSSLAIMIAIGVSQVPIFARLLRSSMISQRSADYILSAQTLGLSRRTITMSHLLPNSMGPLIVQATLTLATAVIDAAALAFLGLGGGLPQTAEWGRMLTYAQAELAVAPQLAFLPGICIAITALGFTLLGESLREALDPKTRRK; encoded by the coding sequence GTGAGTACTACTCTGCCTCCCGCAGCCGGCGGGTCCATCCTTCCCGACGGTGCTCCCACCGCCAAGCCCGCCACCGGAAGCGGGATGTGGAAAGACGCTTTCCGCCGCCTGCGCCGCAACCCTGCCGCCGTCGCCGGCGCCGTCATCGTGGGGCTGTTCATATTGGTGGCCATCCTCGCCCCGCTGCTTGCCCCCTTCGGCGGCGACGACCTCCCCGGCCGTACGGAGATCACCCCCACCAACATCCCCGGACCGGGAGACATTGACGGCTACCCCCTGGGCCTGGACCGTTTCGGCGGCGATGTCCTCTCCAAGCTGATCTGGGGCGCCCGGGCGTCACTGATCATCGGCGTAGTGTCCACGGCACTGGGCCTGGCCGGCGGAGTGCTGCTCGGCGTGATCGCCGGCGGCCTGGGCGGCTGGGTGGACAGCGTGATCATGCGCTTCGCCGACATCCTGCTCTCCGTACCGAACCTGCTGCTCGCCGTGAGCATTGCCGCCCTCCTGGGCCAGAGTTCCCTGGCAATCATGATTGCCATCGGTGTCTCGCAGGTACCTATCTTCGCCCGGCTCCTGCGTTCGTCAATGATTTCCCAGCGCAGCGCCGACTACATCCTGTCTGCGCAGACCCTGGGGCTAAGCCGGCGGACAATCACCATGAGCCACCTGCTGCCCAACAGCATGGGTCCGCTGATCGTGCAGGCCACCCTCACCCTGGCGACAGCAGTCATCGACGCCGCCGCACTGGCCTTCCTGGGCCTCGGCGGCGGCCTGCCGCAGACCGCCGAGTGGGGCCGGATGCTTACCTACGCGCAGGCCGAACTGGCCGTGGCACCGCAGCTGGCCTTTCTCCCGGGTATCTGCATTGCCATCACCGCGCTTGGATTCACCCTGCTGGGCGAGTCCCTCCGTGAGGCCCTGGATCCCAAGACACGGCGAAAGTAG
- a CDS encoding tetratricopeptide repeat protein, with protein sequence MAETPAGSAADLEAELRQLLAARNREDMAPTIAALLDVLDRYPDNARVLYEVGGAYDTAGEEATAAGFYEQALALGLEGDVLRRCYLQYGSTLRLLGRPEDSLAVFARARQSFPGSVSLGVFEALTLHAAGKANAALAGLLVLLAENVSSEDLERYLPALHGNADYLASLDGGACHRA encoded by the coding sequence ATGGCTGAAACGCCGGCGGGTTCCGCAGCGGACCTGGAAGCAGAACTGCGGCAGCTGCTCGCGGCCCGGAACCGGGAGGACATGGCCCCCACCATCGCGGCGCTGCTGGATGTCCTGGACCGCTATCCGGACAATGCCCGCGTCCTCTATGAAGTGGGCGGCGCCTATGACACGGCAGGTGAAGAGGCAACGGCTGCCGGATTCTACGAACAGGCGCTGGCATTGGGCCTCGAGGGCGACGTGCTGCGGCGCTGCTATCTGCAGTACGGCAGCACCCTGCGGCTGCTCGGGCGCCCGGAGGACTCGCTGGCGGTCTTTGCCCGCGCCCGGCAGAGCTTTCCCGGGTCAGTGTCGCTTGGGGTCTTCGAGGCCCTGACCCTGCATGCGGCGGGCAAGGCGAACGCGGCGCTCGCCGGTCTCCTAGTCCTGCTCGCGGAGAATGTTTCGTCGGAAGACCTGGAACGGTATCTTCCGGCGCTGCACGGCAATGCCGATTACCTCGCTTCGCTCGACGGCGGGGCCTGCCACCGCGCCTGA
- a CDS encoding ABC transporter ATP-binding protein produces the protein MTDLSTDSPLLEVSNLAVNFRTMDGEVPAVRNAGFSLPAGKTLAIVGESGSGKSTTAMAVIGLLPGNGTVASGSIRFDGQELVGLPESKMRAIRGRSIGLVPQDPMSNLNPVTKIGTQVAETLLVHGMATSKDVDRKVVEVLTAAGLPNAAERAKQYPHEFSGGMRQRALIAIGLACRPRLLIADEPTSALDVTVQRTILDQIDRMTEELGSSVLLITHDLGLAAERASELVVMHRGEVVETGPARQLLEDPQHPYTQALVRAAPSVAAVRLTPGAFAGHTGTKSGAAAATSAAGELAAAPATETAPDNIVEFRDLTKVFKIRGRSDDFYAAKNVTLDIPRGRTVAIVGESGSGKTTTARMLLKLIEPTSGTMTFDGMDVATLDKAQLREFRQRVQPIFQDPYSSLDPMYTIERILEEPLKTYRRGDKAERQRRVRELMEQVALPLEMLHRYPAELSGGQRQRVAIARALALKPELIVCDEPVSALDVLVQAQILQLLGDLQREFGLSYLFISHDLAVVRLISDYVCVMKDGELVEAATSEEVFSNPRHPYTRKLLASIPGNELNIDGELAS, from the coding sequence ATGACTGATTTGAGCACTGATTCGCCCCTGCTCGAGGTGAGCAACCTCGCGGTTAATTTCCGGACCATGGACGGAGAAGTCCCCGCCGTGCGCAACGCCGGTTTCTCCCTCCCGGCAGGCAAGACGCTGGCCATCGTGGGGGAGTCCGGATCCGGAAAGTCCACCACCGCAATGGCCGTCATCGGGCTGCTGCCCGGTAACGGCACCGTGGCTTCGGGCAGCATCCGCTTCGACGGACAGGAACTGGTGGGTCTGCCGGAATCCAAGATGCGGGCAATCCGCGGGCGTTCCATCGGCCTCGTGCCGCAGGATCCGATGTCCAACCTGAATCCGGTCACCAAGATCGGCACCCAGGTTGCCGAAACCCTGTTGGTGCACGGCATGGCCACATCCAAGGACGTGGACCGGAAGGTCGTGGAGGTCCTGACCGCGGCCGGACTGCCCAACGCCGCGGAGCGCGCCAAGCAGTACCCCCATGAATTCTCGGGAGGCATGCGCCAGCGTGCCCTGATTGCCATTGGCCTGGCCTGCCGTCCCCGGCTGCTGATTGCCGACGAGCCCACCAGCGCCCTGGACGTCACAGTCCAGCGGACCATCCTGGACCAGATCGATCGGATGACGGAGGAACTGGGTTCTTCCGTCCTGCTGATTACCCATGACCTGGGACTGGCAGCCGAGCGTGCCTCCGAACTGGTGGTTATGCACCGCGGCGAGGTAGTGGAAACGGGTCCCGCCCGCCAGCTCTTGGAGGACCCGCAGCACCCGTACACCCAGGCCCTGGTCCGTGCAGCCCCCAGTGTGGCAGCCGTGCGGCTGACCCCGGGTGCCTTCGCCGGACATACCGGTACCAAGAGCGGGGCGGCTGCCGCGACGTCGGCGGCCGGAGAACTGGCCGCCGCACCCGCCACGGAGACCGCACCGGACAACATCGTGGAATTCCGCGACCTGACCAAGGTATTCAAGATCCGCGGCCGCTCCGACGATTTCTATGCCGCCAAGAACGTCACCCTGGACATTCCGCGCGGCCGCACCGTAGCCATTGTGGGGGAGTCCGGTTCGGGCAAGACCACTACGGCGCGGATGCTCCTGAAACTGATCGAACCCACCAGCGGAACCATGACCTTCGACGGCATGGACGTTGCCACCCTCGACAAGGCCCAGCTGCGCGAATTCCGGCAGCGGGTGCAGCCGATCTTCCAGGACCCTTACTCCTCCCTGGATCCGATGTACACCATTGAACGGATCCTGGAAGAGCCGCTGAAAACCTACCGGCGCGGCGACAAGGCAGAGCGTCAGCGGCGCGTGCGGGAACTGATGGAGCAGGTGGCGCTGCCTCTTGAGATGCTGCACCGCTACCCTGCAGAACTCTCGGGCGGGCAGCGGCAGCGCGTGGCCATTGCGCGTGCGCTGGCCCTGAAGCCCGAGCTGATTGTCTGCGACGAGCCGGTCTCCGCACTGGACGTCCTGGTGCAGGCACAGATCCTCCAGCTGCTGGGGGACCTGCAGCGCGAGTTCGGCCTCAGCTACCTCTTCATTTCCCATGACCTGGCGGTTGTCCGGTTGATCTCCGACTATGTGTGCGTGATGAAGGACGGGGAGCTGGTGGAGGCCGCCACCTCCGAGGAGGTCTTCTCCAATCCCCGCCACCCCTACACGCGGAAACTCCTGGCCTCGATTCCCGGCAACGAGCTCAACATCGACGGCGAGCTGGCTTCCTGA
- a CDS encoding ABC transporter substrate-binding protein has protein sequence MTKSGTAKSGTVKSGPAKDPATGSGAPALSRRSVIRAGAVAAAFMLAGCTAEADSPSPTPTPTATGPAGPKERFTFATAARPVTLDPALAVDTESYRVTRQVLEGLVGVDALTSAPIPLLAKSWTKSEDRRTYTFDLRRDVTFHDGEPFNAEAVRRNFERWYTLPESVRNDSLMYRSVFRGFSDSPKTAVYRECVVEDEYTVRVELTEPLDSFIPALAAPAFAMSSPKALADATADALTQERNGRNISAYGAHPVGTGPFQFVSWNDDTVELAAYPDYWGEVGQVGTVVFKTLSSPEGRLRALKKGEVDGYDLVTVNDVGDLARNGLQIQQRDPYSILYLGINSNFPGMDNVLIRRAVAHAIDKPAVLDGLFLNGTKTANQFLPQKLGLTSDTVASYGYDVDKARELLTEAGYDGRELPFYYPRRVTRSYLPAPERVYARLSSQLTAAGFNIRPVPVDWSEGYLEKVQGKEDRAFHLLGLAGTYEAGDNFVGTLFGRYTDEFSYNDPEVFSGIEKARSLVEGQEQTDAYRAITDRISERVPAVPLAFPISALALSPRVAGYPTSPVLHEVFNRITLAER, from the coding sequence GTGACCAAATCCGGCACCGCCAAATCCGGCACCGTTAAATCCGGCCCTGCCAAAGATCCAGCCACCGGATCCGGCGCTCCCGCCCTTTCCCGACGCTCCGTCATCCGTGCAGGCGCGGTGGCTGCGGCGTTTATGCTCGCCGGCTGCACCGCCGAAGCGGACTCCCCCTCCCCCACTCCCACACCCACGGCAACCGGTCCGGCCGGCCCCAAGGAGCGGTTCACCTTTGCGACGGCGGCCCGCCCGGTCACGTTGGACCCCGCGCTTGCTGTGGACACCGAGTCCTACCGGGTGACCCGGCAGGTTTTGGAAGGCCTGGTTGGAGTTGACGCCCTGACCTCGGCACCGATACCCCTGCTGGCGAAGAGCTGGACCAAGTCCGAGGACCGCAGGACGTACACGTTTGACCTGCGGCGCGATGTCACGTTCCACGACGGCGAGCCCTTCAACGCAGAAGCCGTGCGCCGGAACTTCGAGCGCTGGTACACCCTGCCGGAATCCGTGCGTAACGATTCCCTCATGTACAGATCAGTCTTCCGGGGATTCTCGGACTCCCCGAAGACCGCGGTTTACCGCGAATGCGTAGTGGAGGACGAGTACACGGTGCGGGTGGAGCTTACCGAGCCGCTCGACAGCTTCATTCCCGCCCTGGCCGCTCCGGCGTTCGCCATGTCATCTCCGAAGGCCCTGGCTGATGCCACGGCCGATGCCCTCACCCAGGAACGCAATGGCCGGAACATCTCGGCCTACGGTGCACATCCGGTGGGCACCGGGCCGTTCCAGTTCGTCAGCTGGAACGACGACACCGTGGAGCTGGCAGCGTACCCGGACTATTGGGGCGAAGTCGGACAGGTCGGCACGGTTGTGTTCAAGACTCTTTCCAGCCCGGAGGGCCGGCTGCGGGCGCTGAAGAAGGGCGAGGTGGACGGCTATGACCTGGTGACCGTCAACGACGTCGGCGACCTGGCCCGCAACGGCCTGCAGATCCAGCAGCGGGATCCGTATTCCATCCTCTATCTGGGCATCAACTCCAATTTCCCCGGGATGGACAATGTACTGATCCGCCGGGCAGTGGCCCATGCCATCGACAAGCCCGCCGTATTGGACGGCCTGTTCCTCAACGGCACCAAGACCGCCAACCAGTTCCTTCCGCAGAAACTCGGCCTGACCTCGGACACCGTTGCCAGCTACGGGTACGACGTGGACAAGGCCCGTGAGCTGCTCACGGAAGCCGGCTATGACGGGCGCGAGCTGCCCTTCTACTACCCCCGCCGCGTCACCCGCAGCTACCTGCCCGCCCCGGAACGGGTCTACGCCAGGCTTAGCAGCCAGCTCACCGCAGCCGGCTTCAACATCCGTCCGGTCCCCGTGGACTGGTCCGAGGGCTACCTCGAAAAGGTCCAGGGCAAGGAGGACCGGGCCTTCCATCTGCTGGGGCTTGCCGGGACCTACGAGGCCGGGGACAACTTTGTCGGAACCCTGTTTGGCCGGTATACCGACGAATTTTCCTATAACGATCCCGAGGTTTTCAGCGGCATCGAAAAAGCGCGCAGCCTCGTGGAAGGCCAGGAACAGACCGACGCCTACCGGGCCATTACCGACCGGATTTCCGAACGCGTACCGGCGGTGCCCCTCGCCTTCCCCATTTCCGCCCTCGCTTTGTCCCCCCGCGTGGCCGGCTATCCCACCAGCCCCGTCCTGCACGAAGTGTTCAACCGGATAACGCTGGCCGAACGCTGA
- a CDS encoding malate:quinone oxidoreductase, translated as MTANSPADNSATKTDVLLIGGGIMSATLGAFLKQLQPDWDISLYERLDRAGLESSDPWNNAGTGHAALCELNYSPAAADGSVDPAKAVGINEQFQVSRQFWSHLVSAGHISNNFINPLPHMSFVWGDAHSEYLRRRYESLSAQPLFKTMEFSEDPAKLAEWAPLIMEGRDPSQRVAASRVAGGTDVDFGALTRELTNYLGANGVNLHFGHEVGNVSRSSTGGWDVKVKDRASGTTRTVSARFVFIGGGGGALHLLQASGIPEGKGFGGFPVSGQFLRSTDDSIISRHNAKVYGQASVGAPPMSVPHLDTRFVNGKRSLLFGPYGGFSPKFLKTGSYLDLPLSVRPSNLVPMLGVAKDNMSLVKYLVTEVMKTREGKTQALQEFMPSAKTEGWDLITAGQRVQVIKKDPKKGGVLQFGTELITAADGSIGALLGASPGASTAPPIMINLLKRAFPRQFDGWEPKIKEMIPGYGVKLNENEQLAAEIEADTNKVLGLS; from the coding sequence TTGACTGCTAATAGCCCGGCGGATAATTCCGCAACGAAAACTGATGTACTGCTGATCGGCGGCGGCATCATGAGCGCCACCCTTGGTGCGTTCCTGAAGCAACTCCAGCCCGATTGGGACATTTCCCTCTACGAGCGCCTTGACCGGGCGGGGCTGGAAAGCTCCGATCCCTGGAACAACGCGGGAACCGGCCATGCCGCGCTCTGCGAACTGAACTACAGCCCGGCCGCGGCCGACGGCTCCGTTGATCCGGCGAAGGCGGTGGGCATCAACGAGCAGTTCCAGGTTTCCCGGCAGTTCTGGTCGCATCTGGTGTCTGCAGGCCACATCTCCAACAACTTCATCAATCCGCTGCCGCACATGAGCTTCGTGTGGGGTGACGCGCATTCCGAGTACCTGCGCCGCCGCTACGAGTCGCTGAGCGCACAGCCCCTGTTCAAGACCATGGAGTTCTCCGAGGACCCGGCCAAGCTGGCTGAATGGGCACCCCTGATCATGGAAGGCCGCGACCCGTCACAGCGCGTCGCCGCCTCGCGCGTCGCCGGAGGCACCGACGTCGACTTCGGTGCCCTGACCCGCGAACTGACCAACTACCTGGGCGCCAACGGCGTGAACCTGCACTTCGGCCACGAGGTCGGCAACGTGTCCCGTTCTTCCACCGGCGGCTGGGATGTCAAGGTCAAGGACCGTGCCAGCGGCACCACCCGTACCGTCTCCGCCCGCTTCGTCTTCATCGGCGGCGGCGGCGGAGCCCTGCACCTGCTCCAGGCATCCGGCATCCCCGAGGGCAAGGGCTTTGGCGGCTTCCCGGTCTCCGGCCAGTTCCTGCGCTCCACGGACGATTCGATCATTTCCCGGCACAACGCCAAGGTGTACGGCCAGGCTTCGGTCGGCGCCCCGCCCATGTCCGTGCCCCACCTGGACACCCGCTTCGTGAACGGGAAGCGTTCGCTGCTGTTCGGCCCGTACGGCGGCTTCTCCCCCAAGTTCCTGAAGACCGGCTCCTACCTGGACCTGCCCCTTTCGGTCCGGCCGTCCAACCTGGTGCCCATGTTGGGCGTGGCCAAGGACAACATGAGCCTGGTCAAGTACCTCGTCACCGAGGTGATGAAGACCCGCGAAGGCAAGACACAGGCACTGCAGGAATTCATGCCTTCGGCGAAGACCGAGGGCTGGGACCTCATCACCGCAGGCCAGCGCGTGCAGGTGATCAAGAAGGATCCGAAGAAGGGCGGTGTGCTGCAGTTCGGCACCGAACTCATCACCGCCGCCGATGGCTCCATCGGTGCCCTGCTGGGTGCCTCCCCCGGCGCTTCCACGGCACCGCCCATCATGATCAACCTGCTGAAGCGCGCCTTCCCCCGCCAGTTCGACGGCTGGGAGCCGAAGATCAAGGAAATGATCCCGGGCTACGGCGTCAAGCTCAACGAGAACGAGCAGTTGGCGGCAGAGATTGAAGCCGACACCAACAAGGTCCTGGGACTTTCCTAG